The region ATGGTAGGGGCCCCCTATGCCGTACACTGTCCCATGTGCCCCGGTAGAGAACGGAGAATGGGAAATCATCCACCGCCCAGCCCGCAAGAACATCCACCCTGAAGCTCCCCCTGAGAGCAGTGAACACCAGGACATCACCTTCTACCTCATCATCAAACGCAAGCCGCTCTTCTATGTCATCAACATCGTCACGCCCTGCATCCTCATTGCCTTCATGGCCATTCTTGTCTTCTACCTGCCCGCCGACAGTGAGTGAACCCTGGTGGCACCCATGCAAGGCTTGGGGGTCACCCCATGGGGTACCTCCATGTCCCACACCTGTACCAGGTCCTGGGACATAGCACACGTCCTCAGTGACCAGCAAGGGGACACCCTGGTAGGACATCATCATCCCAGCCAGGCACCCTGGCAGAGGCACACTTGGACACAGGATACTCCTTGTGGGACCCTGGGGTACCACCAAAGTAGAAAACCCTATATGGGGCACTGTATGGTGGGACACTGGGAGGGCAATCCTGGCACTGGTGGCACAGGAAGGGTGACCTGGAGCAGGGTTTTTCCTGAGCTCACCTGCTCTCCAGGTGGTGAGAAGATGACCCTGGTGATCTCGGTGCTCCTGGCCCAGTCCGTCTTCCTTCTGCTCATCTCCCAGCGCCTGCCTGCCACCTCCCATGCCATCCCCCTCATCGGCAAGTGAGTCCTGGGCACCGCTGGGTGCAACAGGGATATCATGGGTTCCCTGCAGTGCCagagggcagctctgcctgtgcccagcctCTGTGGCAAAGCCAGCCCTAGGTCCATGCCCCTCATAGGTACCTGCTTTTCATCATGCTACTGGTGACAGCCGTGGTGGTGATCTGTGTTGTGGTCCTCAACTTCCATTTCcgcacccccagcacccataCCATGTCTGACTGGGTCAAAGAAGTAAGCGGGGTGCTGGGCTTGGGTGGGTGAATGGGTGGCACCATGCCCCACAGAGGGCATGGaacagcccagccctggcatTGCATTGGGATGTCCCATCTGCATCACCCCAAGGATTTGCATGCCCAGGTTGGGGGCAGAATGTGGGGATGTCATTGCACCAACGGGGTGGCCAAGGGACCTGACACTACCTCCTATGCCCCAGGTCTTCTTGGAGAGCCTGCCCCGCCTGCTGGGCATGTCACAGCCAGGTGAGAGCCCAGCAGGTGCCCCATGCATCCGGCGCTGCAGCTCGGCTGGCTACATCGCCAAGGCAGAGGAGTACTTCAGCGTCAAGTCCCGCAGCGAGCTCATGTTCGAGAAGCAGTCGGAGCGGCACGGGCTGGCCAGCCGCATTACCCCTGCCCGTGAGCCTCAGCCCCTCTGCTGGAACATGGggaagggcagcagagcaggggtcTCTGGGGGTGGTAGCCCTTTGGAGCCTGTCTCACTGCCCCCCCTTACCCCCAGGTTTGGCACCCATGGAGACTGGCGAGGAGCAGCTCTACGAGCACGTAAAACCCGTTGTTGACAGTGCCAACTACATTGTCAAGCACATGCGGGAGAAGAACAGCTACAATGAGGTGGGGGCTATGGGcatggcaggggcagaggggccTCCTGTGCCCCCCActgcccagctcctggctcCTTCCCCAGGAGAAGGACAACTGGAACCGTGTGGCCCGTACCTTGGACCgcctctgcctcttcctcatCACCCCCACACTGGTGGTGGGCACCCTCTGGATCTTCCTCATGGGCATCTACAACCACCCCCCACCGCTGCCCTTTGCCGGAGACCCCTATGACTACCGGGAGGAGAACAAGCGCTTCATCTAGGTGTGGGGGGTCCCATGTGCCAGCCCCCTGTGCCTTCCCACTCACCTGCCTTGGCTTGGGGAAATAAAGCTGGGTGCTCCTCACCACGCAGTGCTGAGCTGGTGGCTGCTCTTGGTGTACCCCCCATGGGCATGATGCCCACCCTGAGCGCCGtgtgtgtgctggggagggTGATGCCTACCCAGGGAATGGGTGCAGTTGTGTGTCCTGAGCATGGTGGTCCTCAGCTGTGGCTGGAAGGGGTGTTTCCCAGAGGGGATGTGGTGCTACCAACCCTGCTACCCCCATTGGGCTGGGCATTCGGGACAGGATGGGCTTGGGGAGGTCACAGAcacctcccagcacagcaccaTCCCCTGTGGACCCACTGCAGTGGGCAGAGATGCCATCAGTGCTCATATCACCCCCCTGTCCCCATGACCCCCCAGCCAGACACCCACAAGTGTCCCCCCATCCTGCAGCACCTGGCTGGGGGCCAAGGGGGtatctccttccccagctcagCAGGGCGACACCAGGGCTCCAATTTCAGGGGGCACAGCTGATGTGCCCCCACCGGCAATGGCCAGGAACAGCTGTCACATCCTTGCCACTGAGCCAGGAATCTCACACCCCTCCCCCACACCCCTACACAGGGCCTGGCAGGAGTTGGACCCCCAATGCGGGCATCAGTCCACAGACTGACATCGCGAGActtgcctgccccttccccaccctACATCCCAGGGGCAGCCACCACCATGGGGGGACAGGGCActgctgggggtgctgcagggagatGCATCCCTCTGTGGGGTCAGGGGTAAACCGAGGCATGGAACTCATTTTGCCCCCAGACCCAATTCCAACCCCCATGGCACAAATGTCAGAGGAGCTTCCCAGAAAACTGGCATCACCCTGacagcggggcgggggggggagagTGGGGGGCGGGGACAGGGGTGGTCACCCGCCCCTCCCCGTCCCGTGGCTGTTGGGAACAGCTGACAGCGGTGGAGGACAGCTGTCCTGTCCCACCAGGCGCCAGGCCCAGAACAACGCTGTACAGGCGCCGAGCAGAGCCCCAGAACCTGCACCCCACCACACTGCCATGCGctgccacagcctcctcctcacCCTCTGTGCCCTGGCAGGTAAGGAGTGCCTGTCCCGGagggagtccttggggggggcACCCCGTCATCCCCTGCCTTTGCCCTTGGGGGTTCGTCACCCATGGGTGTCCATGGCCATGCACCACCCCACTGGGGTGTCCCCAAGCTGGCAGCCTACTTTCCCCGCGTCCTGCCCTGAAGACGTCCCTGGGGTGAGCAGGGTAGGGGATGTGGGGGGGCTGCACATCCCCTGGCTTGCACACTGGTCCACTGATACACACTGTCAAGCACACACAGCTGTGTGTGCACACCCACAGTAACACACGAGTGGgcatcccctccccaggcacacCCTGTGCCACCCTCACCCACACCAGCAGGTCCTGGGGGCATTGGTGGCTCTGCCGTCCCCAGGCGTGGGCTGCAGGAACCaggaggagaagctgctgcaggaCCTCATGACCAACTACAACAGGCACCTGCGCCCGGCCCTGCGTGGGGACCAGATCATCGATGTCACCCTCAAGCTCACCCTCACCAACCTCATCTCCCTGGTGAGcgacccccccgccccagtcCCCACAGCAGGATGGGATTTGTCCCAACACGTGGGGCAGTAGGCAGAGGTGGGCAGGGTGCTAAAGTTCTTCCTTCCTTACCAGAACGAGCGGGAGGAGACCCTCACAACCAACGTCTGGATCGAGATGGTGAGACCCCCTCATCCCCAGGCAGGACCCCCGGGCCACATTTGCGTCTCAGAATGGCACCTCATGGAAGGCTGGCACTGTAACCTGAACCCCATTTTGTGGATGCCCCCAACTGAACCCCTTTTGGGGGTAGTATGGGACAGGCAGCCCACAAGCTGCCCCACCTTGGGGAGCGCCATGACCCTCCCTCTTTGtttcccttcccccagcaaTGGTCTGATTATCGCCTGCGGTGGGACCCCAAGAAATATGACAACATCCAGCTGCTGCGGGTGCCTTCCACCATGGTCTGGCTGCCCGACATTGTCCTGGAGAACAAGTAGGTGATGGGGCAATGGGGACATACCCCTGCAAAGGGTGTGGCAGCTGCCCCCCCTGGGCACAGTCTGGGGCTGAGCCCACCCTTTCTCCCACAGCATCGATGGGACCTTTGAAATCACCCTCTACACCAACGTGCTGGTTTCCCCCGATGGCAGCATCTACTGGCTGCCCCCCGCCATCTACCGCAGTGCCTGTGCCATCCACGTCACCTATTTCCCTTTTGACTGGCAGAACTGCACTATGGTCTTCCAGTGAGCACCGGCTGGGCACACGCGGGCACCATGGCTGGGGCCATCCAGCAGGTCCTGCTGGGATACAAGGGATTGACATGGGATGCCCACCTTTGCCCCAGGGCAATGAGCCCCTCAGCAGACAAGTGCCACCTGCCTGTCCCCTGGCACCCCATCGGTGGCAGGAGGCACCTTGGCCAAGCCAAACACCCCAAAGCAGAGCTAGAGGTGGCCAGTGTGACCCAGTACCACGCTGGCACCCTTTGCTCATCCAGCCTGCTGCatggcagcctgtgccacccCGTTGTCCCTCCCCAGGTCCCAGACATACAGTGCCAATGAAATCAACCTGCTGCTGACGGTGGAGGAAGGCCAGACTGTGGAGTGGATCTCCATCGACCCCGAGGCTTTCACAGGTAACACCGTGGCTACCCCCATGGCACAGGAGCATCCCGCCACAGGGAGCACCCAACAGGCCTGGTGCCATGCTGGCAGCTGCcaaaagcagggctgcaggtgctATTAGCAGCTTCTGACATTACATGGGCACTTAAGCTATTAGTAGAAGCGGGTGTGTGGCagagatttgtttttctaaccCCCCCATCTCGGGGCTCTCACCGCCTGACAGCCACTCCTGGAGAGCACTGTTCCTGGGAGCTTGATTGATGCTGGCAACGTAGCTGTCACAGCCAAACGATGACGTTTTCCATCACATTTTAATTGCATATTGAAGGAGCAAAATGCTTTTCGGGcagcaagatttattttttcattactggCCTGAGCTGCGATCTCGATTGGGAAAAATCTATCGCTCCCACAGATGGTGGGGGAAAACAGCGCGCTGTCACCTAGCGTCACACTCAGCttccccctgcagcaccctagaggcagggagatggggggaccccagccccacacGTAATGCCCTGGGAGCCCCCAAGGGGCTCGAGGTGCCCCACATGTGCCCAGCTGTCCCCTCCAACAGTTTTATGGGATACACCTTTCCCTGCACTGTGCACAGCCTGGGTGCTCCATGGGGCCCACGCCAACTGCCagctctccctttcctcctcctctctgggcTGGGGGTCTGGCATCCCCATTGCccctggtggggtggtgggactCATATGGCACTGCCGTGTGGCAGAGAATGGCGAATGGGCCATCAAGCACCGCCCTGCTCGGAAGATCATCAATTCAGAGCACTTCACCCCAGATGACATCCAGTACCAGCAGGTCATCTTCTACCTCATCATCCAGCGCAAGCCACTCTTCTACATCATCAACATCATCGTGCCCTGTGTCCTCATCTCTGCCATGGCCGTGCTGGTCTACTTTTTGCCCGCCAAAGGTAGCACTGGTGCCATGCCCTCGGGGGACATGGGGATATGCAAGGGTGGGCAGCCACAGGCAAGGAAGGACTCATTGTCCCCTCTGTGCTTGGGGACCATCAGTGCCATCTCTCACCCACTTCTGTGGtatttggggggaggggagaagccaCATAAAAAGCCTCGTGGCAGGACTTGGCCTGTTCAGCTTTGGGATGGGGGCTTTTTGCCAAAGGAGCGCAATGCCCACACCACTGCCCCATGCCAACCTCTGCCTTCCCCCCTCCTTGGCAGCGGGTGGGCAGAAATGCACTGTCTCCATCAATGTCCTCCTGGCCCAGACcgttttcctcttcctcattGCCCAGAAGGTGCCTGAGACCTCCCAGGCTGTGCCTCTCATCGGGAAGTAAGTGATGCACAGGAACAGGGGTGCCAGCTGTCACACTGTGCCAGCAGGGACTCTGGGTGCAGTGCAGCAGTCAGTGCCCAGGGAGAGGACCCTGGCACAGAAATaacccccagcccaggcagggctgtcACAGGGCTACCAAGTGCCTGTGTCCCACTGCCACTCCCCAGTTTCCAGCCCAGGAGGGCACTGAGAAGGACCTTACGTGCCCATAGCCTGTGACCTAGATGTGAGGCCTGTGCTTCCTCCCCAGGTACCTGACCTTCCTCATGGTGGTGACAGTGGTGATCGTGGTGAATGCTGTCATCGTCCTCAATGTCTCTCTGAGAACACCCAACACTCACTCCATGTCCCAGAGAGTGCGCCAGGTACCTGCTGTTGTCTTCCTGCCCCTTATACATGGGGGATGCGGTGGGTATTTGGGGACCGAGGCCGTGTCCCTTGCAGAGTGGGGTGGCAGGCATGCCTTCATCTGAGTGCAAGTCCTGGCACAAAGAGGGACCTCCAAGATGTCCCCAAGGGACCACACTGTGCCATTAAACCCCTCCGAGCCACTCTAAACactggggagcagcaggtgcCAATGCACCCAGCATCCTGGTGGCACAAGGGTACCCCACGGGGATGCTCCAGGTGATGCAAGGGGACCTGATTGCATCCACTGGATGCTCTGGGCAGTGTGTGAGGGGTCAGGTCCCTGTGGGTGATGCTGTGCCCAGGTGTGCCTGCACCTCCTGCCCCGCTACCTGGGCATGCACATGCCAGAGGAGACACCTGGGCCGCCGCGAGCAGCCCGGAGGCGCAGCTCCCTGGGGCTCATGGTGAAAGCTGACGAGTACATGCTGTGGAAAGCTCGGACTGAGCTGCTTTTTGAGAAGCAGAAGGAGAGGGATGGGCTGATGAAAACCGTACTGGAGAAGATCGGTGAGCGCCCCTGGGGGGTTGGCAATTCCCCGTGGGCAATGTGCCAGGCAGCCAGACACTGACTGGTGCCTGCTGTGCTGGCTCCACTGCCCGTAGAACGTGGCCTGGAGAGTGGCAGTCCCCAGGATTTCTGCCAGAGCCTGGAGGAGGCAGGCCCTGAGATCCGTGCCTGCGTGGATGCCTGCAACCATATTGCTAATGCCACACGGGAGCAGAACAACTTCAGCAGTGTGAGTTGGGGCCGGGGGGAGAGGGACCCACATGGGGGACAGTGGGGGCAGCCCTCACACCCCTCCTTGTGCCACCGGCAGGAGAGCGAAGAGTGGATCCTGGTGGGACGGGTGATCGACCGTGTCTGCTTCTTCATCATGGCCTCCCTCTTCGTGTGCGGCACCGTCGGCATCTTCCTCATGGCTCACTTCAACCAAGcgcctgccctgcccttccctggggaccCCAAGCAGTACCTGCCGCAGTGACACCTGTGGGCGCCCAccagccctcctgctgctgggaccGCCGGAGCGAG is a window of Phalacrocorax aristotelis chromosome 7, bGulAri2.1, whole genome shotgun sequence DNA encoding:
- the CHRND gene encoding acetylcholine receptor subunit delta, encoding MGDLPAWLALLGALVLSGGLCVNQEERLIHHLFEEKGYNKEVRPVVSTDQVVDVYLALTLSNLISLKEVDETLTTNLWLEHGWTDYRLQWNKSEFGDIEVLRLPPDMLWLPEIVLENNNDGLFEIAYYCNVLIYNTGYVYWLPPAIFRSACPINVDFFPFDWQNCTLKFSSLAYSALEISMHLKTDSDPETGKYYPVEWIIIDPEGFTENGEWEIIHRPARKNIHPEAPPESSEHQDITFYLIIKRKPLFYVINIVTPCILIAFMAILVFYLPADSGEKMTLVISVLLAQSVFLLLISQRLPATSHAIPLIGKYLLFIMLLVTAVVVICVVVLNFHFRTPSTHTMSDWVKEVFLESLPRLLGMSQPGESPAGAPCIRRCSSAGYIAKAEEYFSVKSRSELMFEKQSERHGLASRITPARLAPMETGEEQLYEHVKPVVDSANYIVKHMREKNSYNEEKDNWNRVARTLDRLCLFLITPTLVVGTLWIFLMGIYNHPPPLPFAGDPYDYREENKRFI
- the CHRNG gene encoding acetylcholine receptor subunit gamma isoform X2, producing the protein MRCHSLLLTLCALAGVGCRNQEEKLLQDLMTNYNRHLRPALRGDQIIDVTLKLTLTNLISLNEREETLTTNVWIEMQWSDYRLRWDPKKYDNIQLLRVPSTMVWLPDIVLENKSQTYSANEINLLLTVEEGQTVEWISIDPEAFTENGEWAIKHRPARKIINSEHFTPDDIQYQQVIFYLIIQRKPLFYIINIIVPCVLISAMAVLVYFLPAKAGGQKCTVSINVLLAQTVFLFLIAQKVPETSQAVPLIGKYLTFLMVVTVVIVVNAVIVLNVSLRTPNTHSMSQRVRQVCLHLLPRYLGMHMPEETPGPPRAARRRSSLGLMVKADEYMLWKARTELLFEKQKERDGLMKTVLEKIERGLESGSPQDFCQSLEEAGPEIRACVDACNHIANATREQNNFSSESEEWILVGRVIDRVCFFIMASLFVCGTVGIFLMAHFNQAPALPFPGDPKQYLPQ
- the CHRNG gene encoding acetylcholine receptor subunit gamma isoform X4, with amino-acid sequence MRCHSLLLTLCALAGVGCRNQEEKLLQDLMTNYNRHLRPALRGDQIIDVTLKLTLTNLISLNEREETLTTNVWIEMQWSDYRLRWDPKKYDNIQLLRVPSTMVWLPDIVLENNIDGTFEITLYTNVLVSPDGSIYWLPPAIYRSACAIHVTYFPFDWQNCTMVFQSQTYSANEINLLLTVEEGQTVEWISIDPEAFTENGEWAIKHRPARKIINSEHFTPDDIQYQQVIFYLIIQRKPLFYIINIIVPCVLISAMAVLVYFLPAKAGGQKCTVSINVLLAQTVFLFLIAQKVPETSQAVPLIGKYLTFLMVVTVVIVVNAVIVLNVSLRTPNTHSMSQRVRQVCLHLLPRYLGMHMPEETPGPPRAARRRSSLGLMVKADEYMLWKARTELLFEKQKERDGLMKTVLEKIERGLESGSPQDFCQSLEEAGPEIRACVDACNHIANATREQNNFSSESEEWILVGRVIDRVCFFIMASLFVCGTVGIFLMAHFNQAPALPFPGDPKQYLPQ
- the CHRNG gene encoding acetylcholine receptor subunit gamma isoform X1, yielding MTNYNRHLRPALRGDQIIDVTLKLTLTNLISLNEREETLTTNVWIEMQWSDYRLRWDPKKYDNIQLLRVPSTMVWLPDIVLENNIDGTFEITLYTNVLVSPDGSIYWLPPAIYRSACAIHVTYFPFDWQNCTMVFQSQTYSANEINLLLTVEEGQTVEWISIDPEAFTENGEWAIKHRPARKIINSEHFTPDDIQYQQVIFYLIIQRKPLFYIINIIVPCVLISAMAVLVYFLPAKAGGQKCTVSINVLLAQTVFLFLIAQKVPETSQAVPLIGKYLTFLMVVTVVIVVNAVIVLNVSLRTPNTHSMSQRVRQVCLHLLPRYLGMHMPEETPGPPRAARRRSSLGLMVKADEYMLWKARTELLFEKQKERDGLMKTVLEKIERGLESGSPQDFCQSLEEAGPEIRACVDACNHIANATREQNNFSSESEEWILVGRVIDRVCFFIMASLFVCGTVGIFLMAHFNQAPALPFPGDPKQYLPQ
- the CHRNG gene encoding acetylcholine receptor subunit gamma isoform X3 — translated: MQWSDYRLRWDPKKYDNIQLLRVPSTMVWLPDIVLENNIDGTFEITLYTNVLVSPDGSIYWLPPAIYRSACAIHVTYFPFDWQNCTMVFQSQTYSANEINLLLTVEEGQTVEWISIDPEAFTENGEWAIKHRPARKIINSEHFTPDDIQYQQVIFYLIIQRKPLFYIINIIVPCVLISAMAVLVYFLPAKAGGQKCTVSINVLLAQTVFLFLIAQKVPETSQAVPLIGKYLTFLMVVTVVIVVNAVIVLNVSLRTPNTHSMSQRVRQVCLHLLPRYLGMHMPEETPGPPRAARRRSSLGLMVKADEYMLWKARTELLFEKQKERDGLMKTVLEKIERGLESGSPQDFCQSLEEAGPEIRACVDACNHIANATREQNNFSSESEEWILVGRVIDRVCFFIMASLFVCGTVGIFLMAHFNQAPALPFPGDPKQYLPQ